In Engraulis encrasicolus isolate BLACKSEA-1 chromosome 2, IST_EnEncr_1.0, whole genome shotgun sequence, the sequence agttctatACAAACAtgaccaacatcttgctaatttcaagacagccacatccctctagaacacttcataattgtttatagacatttcagagcatgttagatctattttgtggcccattttcccagaagaaaacaaatgtgcctaataattatgcacacctaaTATAAGGTGtcgggcaccttcgaccacacccccttctttttatacaaatatgcatgacctggaaagcttaaatccaataggttttcatgttcatgtaGATtgttgttggaaaatatgcataaaaaagagaatatggtcaaaaaacatgtttgcctaataattcagcACACAGTGTAATGGcatgggggccccaagtggctggctgcctagcctggtgacaagatgcgcctctgcgcaTGAGCTCTTTAAATTGAAAGTTAAATTACTGAGATACAGTTGGTCAACATGGCCAAGCAGCCGCAATGAGTGACGTTCAGTGAAGTGCGTAAGACTGAGATTTGATCCATCAGAAATTGAATACGCAAAGTACTGCATGTATTTGAATGAGTAGTGtgcttctcttcttttctatgGTTGTTCTTTCTTTATACCCTCCTTTGCAATTCCCGTTTTTATCTGTACTCTCCATGCATATTTCCCTGGTGAGCAAATGTGGCTACGCCCATTCAGGAGGTGAAAAGAAAGAATTAAAGTCTGTGACCTCACCTCACCTGTGCCGTTATACAACAGCCTGTGAGTGTAGGAACACATGCAGGAACCTATGAGATGACATTGGTCAACTTTAAGCTTAAAACCTGTTATCAAATTCACTTCctggtatacagtatacatatttgCTTAAGAAATCTGATTTGAAAGGTATAGTTGTTAATAAATCATTTCTCTACTGTTTTGGTTGGCTTAATAGATAAGTGAAACAAAAGATACGTGTTTGAGATTGAAAGTGAAAGTATCATTACTGATCTACAGTAGGCTTGCATGGTCCCATTGTGACAAAGCGCATTAGCGTTGCTCAGTTAAGTGAGCctgtgtgaatatatttgaatttgaatggtGTGCTTCTCAGCCTTTTCTCAAAGCTATTCTTTCCTTACACCCTCTTTTGCCATTTCCTCTTTCATTCGCTCTTCTCGTCTCAGGGAATGCATGTATTCCTGATGAGCAACCAACTGTGGCGTGGGAAATACACTACAGTATATTGCCAAAAGCATTCGCGAACTTGCCTTGACTCAcgtatgaacttaactgccatcccaatAGGGTTCAATAACATATGGGTTCACCTTTTAGAACTTCAACTCATGATTGCTATTGGAAACATTAATTTGAATAAAGTTGCGCAATGGGCATTAATAAATGTTCATTTTGCAGAATATTTCACTCTATCTTCGAGGAATTTGCTTCCAaacaaggtaaggcaaggcaaggcaattttatttctaaagcgcatttcatacacggaGTAATTCAATGTACATTTATGAAAACCATGCAAAAAAtcagaaaacaagagagaagagagaaaaacaaaatcatAACAGCATAAAAACAATAGCAATGTGCATTAAAGataataaaagcacaaggcaAGGTAAATAAAAACAAGATAAAAGAGCATAAAAACTAAAAGCAGCCTCCCCACGCTTAGTGTTGATTCTGGGTAGAACCAGGAGGTTATGCTCTAAGGATTCCAGATCCTGTATAGACATAAGACCCCTAATTTTAGAAACAAtgtgagaagggaggagaaattAGGTAGACAATTAGAAGACGACAAAGTGGAGAAATGAGACTGGGCAAGTAGGATGACAGCTGTTGGCTATCAAGCCTTCCAATCTCTCGAAAGGCACTTCTCTAACTTGTTTTACAAATGTCAAAATCCGCTTGAATTTTTAATCAGGGTACAGTACAAAGTATCACCAATTACATGAGTGTTCTGTATGTTTCTGCTCATTCACTGCAGGAACAATGGGGGCTCACTTTGCAAAGTCTGATCCTAGTGCATCATTGCCTGAGGAACCAAAGCCTGATCCTTGTAAGTCTGCTGGACATACACAATGTACTTCAATTTACATGTAACAGGTTGCTTCATTGCTTGTCTTGTCATAGCAGTCACCCAAACATATATTGTTGTCCTTTTTGCTTAGTCATTAAATCACCACAATTGACATCTTAAGCTTAGAGGCTATTGTTGGGGATGTTTTagtctacttaaatggttcctaTGTCCACATACTAACACATAGTTAGTGCTGTTCAAACACAGTCTACAACCTGTTGTGTGACTTCTCGAGGCAACCGCTTTCTCGACTAAAATCCTCTGGCCTCTATGTCCGAATATAAGAGACTGATATACTTGTACTAGAAGTGGACTTAATTACTACAGGTGGCGGTGATACAACAGATTGTGTTTAATCCTACATTTATTGTAACCCTTCTAGAAGGAATTTCTTGATTGAGAGATTCTCAGTAATCAAGACCTCTGTGGGTTCAACTTGTGGTGCCCTATCGGCGAAGCTGTGCAAAACTAAGAGCCTGGCTATAATAGGATAGGTTGTCGTTGTCatttcattatatccacagcttTGATTTCAGTGTTTTATGTTCAGATTGTAGTGTGACAATAACATCACtatctcctctattctccccttTTTTGTGTGGTGTATGCTGTAATGGTAGTGTTGCCACAAAACTGGAGACCTTTTGACTTTGATGCAtcgtaagtaggcctacataagaatATTACAATTCTGTTGTTAATAATTATGAAAGGTATACTGTACTTCCTATACATCTGGCTGAACATTTTCTTTACAGTTTCTTTCTCAATTTAAAATGTTGACTATTCCTAATTCCAGTTTTTACATGTGCCCATTTCACCAAgggtcaatttaaaaaaaaaaaaaactgtatatgGGGCGTGCTGGCATACAGTAAGTCAGCATCACTGCATAGACTTGTAATTATTTAGGGATATTTAGCAAAAATGTTTTTGAACTTCTAACTTTGATGACAAGCACTGCTTTCTGTGAAAACAACCTGGAACTAATGTAATGCTATATTGGTTGTGTAGATTAATAGCTGAAGAGTACAGACTGCATGTCAAATTTGTTTGGATGAAGCAAGCCATGATTAGGCCTATCAAACAAGCTTTAAACACTTACACGTTCTTATTTTCAATACTTGTTGACTTGATTAAGTATCAGTTTAACATTGTAGATATAGATTGGGCTTGAAACTAAAGATATTTCATGAGATTAATGTGTTTTAACCATAGTCTGCAGATGATATGAAGTCTTGTGACAAGTTATTTTCAACTTTCACTATTTTCATCCTAAATGTAAACAGAAATGGTTTTCATTAGAAATAAAGGAGCATGATGTAGAGTTCTTTTTCGTAAGACTCGGTTCGCCATCTCTGTGGGAGACGCTCATTGGCAGTTGACCTAGACGAAGCTGTGTAAAATCAATCCTGATAGGGCCAGCTGCGATGGGGGCGGGGACGCCCACTTGCCTAAGACAGCGCTCAGAAGGCGCGAAGCCCTATTTTCAGTCTCTTCGGATGGCTGACTATTGTTTGACAGAAGTGCTCTATGTGCAGCTTCGCTGGGCGCCTGCTCTTGAAAACAGAGGACTGTCTCAACCGAGGAAAGCAGATTCTACTATACTGGAGTATTCGAGGAAAATCGAAGGATCTAGAAGGAATCCTCGAAGAAACGCCAAGTCACTGATTAGCCGATATTCCTGCTAAGTCTTGCAAGCTTGTCAATGTTAGCCACGTAGCTTGCTGGCCACGCCGCAAGCTAACATGTGCTCCAGGACTAAATGAATGACCGCATGGCTGAGAACGAACCAACAGTATAGGACCAAGACCGACATCCGTCCCCGACACCCTCACACCGAACTAGAAGCTCGAATGATTCTTCGGGGCCCCATCTTGCTGAACCCTGACTGCAACTCTGGACACATCTCCGCTCCCTCATCGACGAAGGAGCTAGACAAAGGGAAGGATTTCTAGGTGGTTATACCTACTGAGCATCCTGCGTAATTAGTACACAACTGGACAACACCATGTGGATGTGACTACTGAATCACCACAATAACTGTAGCCCCACTCTTTTGAAGGGCTGCCTTGACTGTCTCTAGTAGCGTTCACATCGTGTCTCTTGTAATTCAACTAACCATGGCGGTGCACCATAGTGGTCCTCCCGGCATTTTCGTTGAATCCGGTACCCTGCACTATATTCTTATAATACGCATTATCCCAATGCATTTTTTAATGCAGTCGGtcccagtgttcacgctagaattcttactggccggacaagtggccggctgcattgcagaatagCGGACATTTAGactatctaacggaccttccctcatatagccaaacacacactccctaattggtcaaagtggctactaaattggtcttttctaccagcaaaacttacatttcactagcattgggccagcACGGGGAGCAAACGCGCACTCTCTTTCACATATCAGAGAGCTTGAatgaactgaaagaaaaaaaaacagccagccaacgtgctgcgtGCATAGGCATAGGGCCTATCTAGACgagttatcgactgaaaacattgtgttttatcagcaaacccgaagaggattcccctactcaaattgggtaacgatgtgatgactgtaatggttgtgcagcaacggtaacaacgctactgaaatttgaactgtattgcgttgtgtccCTGCGCTCTAaagggaattgacacgttccgtacggcGCTCTAtatatgtgggcgtgtgagatacatccaccactagccattttggccggtgatgaaaaaagtgataaagccctgcatgcacttttactgggacttctcatgagcatatagttctctgaaatgtttcatttgaccctcgactgtagcctagcctacatggagatccaccaccacatttttcagcagaggtaaaagtgaaagtgatttgatgctgcgatgctgccatcgcattgggtcccaggcttgacttggcaactgggcatgaaactgttttgcaagcgcaatgccctttgtgttaactgataaaatacaaaaaaaacctgaattgttcctcgacatcagccagcgtgagtcaagtgatagggaagcaacttgatttgggagaacgccgtgggggacgagagcgcaagcaacactattgcgtgcgtgctgtttatgacacgttcatttccataggctattcataactattttcgtctttgttcagtttcatatcactggtgttttgtgtagcattcagtatttaaaatgagctggtattatttactgaataattttagtcattttttgtcggacattttggccggtcacattatattttgccggtcattcatgatgcaaaacggccaatgtccggccacagccggctaacgtgaaccctggtcGGTCCTATTCCCGACTCGGGTGAGCCGGCTATATCGATGCGGAATCCTGGTGATGCCGCACCCTCCCTCATCGCAGGTCTGTGCGCCTGGCACAAAAGGGTACACCTTCTCCAATCGCGGCATGCCCGGTGTCTCCAGCTGTGCCCCATAGTGTGTCACGGTTACTTTTGGAGTCTTCAACGGTTACGCGTAATGCGTCTCGGGTACGCGTGGAGTTGCCAAACGTACCGCATAATGTGCTCTCAGGCAAGGCCAGAGATGGTTCTGGACCAGTGGGAGGTAGACCCTCCAGCTCTGCAGCCTGGGGCTTCCATGGGCTTGGCAAGGGAGTGCATGATTCTGAATGCGTCCAGTCTTCCGGATAATGTCTTAAAGACTATCCAGGGAGCTTAGGCGGATTTCACTAGATCATTGTATGACCTCGGGTGGTCTGTTTTCGTACGGTGGTGTGACCAACGTGACGGTCtacccaaaaatactgaatcagaggaagatatcgcaaaacacgcccactcaatgcaaaaacgtgtgctcaagttgggtctcctaagggggcgttgtctcctacttcttctctttttgaggtgtttgcgcaagacgtgcgctaccgccatctacagcgctaaggggacatcattgattctcaacctcaggacttcgaaggtctcctaaccgaagttctcctaaaggggcgttcacctgacataaagtggataccggaaaataaacaaaatggtgcttcttgttagatccaccttctttggtatgTGCCATTGGCTACCTACAAGAGCAGTTGGACGAAGGCAAAGCCTTCTCTGCTGTTATGATTTACCTGGCCGTGATTTCAGTGCGCCATGTGCATTCGGTTCTGACATTCTGGGTAGTCACCCGCTAGTGTTACAATTCATGTCAGGCGCACGGTTTTCACATCCTGGGCCCTCTATTGAGGTGCCGCTTCTCGGACGTGCGTAGGGCGGCTGGTTGGGCTAGCCCCTGCACCTTTGCCCTGTTCTACCGACTTGATGTGACCGCTACACCTATGTCTGGGCACGTCCACCACACGCGTAGGGCAATGGGAGTGCCGTCCATTCAGGGGACCTTATGGAATGTCCTGCTTAAGTGCTCGTCATGCAATCCGGGAGTGATTGtatgctcccatagagatgatgAACAGAGTCTTACGAAAAAGAACAATAAGACATGAATATACCCTCGGGTCtttgagtgagatgagggagccatctctcTACAACACCCTTCTCACGCCATCCGAAGAGTGCGTGACTCGAAAAGTGGGCTTCACGCTTTCGGACCGCTATCTTAGGCAAGTGGGCGTCCCTGCCCCATCGTAGCTAGCCCTATCAGGAGTGATTTTACACAGCTTCGTCTAGGTCGACAGCCAATTactgtctcccatagagatggctccctcatctcactcaaagaaccggggacatattaaTATCCTATTGTTTTCCAACTTAATAATGATCACCTTCAACTAATGATTAACAGTTGACTTTGGGTTTTTCAACATGAGGTGCTGAATATTCTGAATTTCCTCATGTCCACAGAAAAAAGGAAACGATTGTAAAAGAgatcacacattttaaaatagccAACCCAAAGGTTGATCAGTTGCACATTCTTGTGCATGGCCCAATTGGAACGGGAAAGTCCAGTTTCATCAGCTCCATTGCAAGTATTTTTAAGGGTCACATGGTTCAAGCAGCCATGGTTGATGCCGCTGGAGCTGGCCACAGCTTCACTAAGGAGGTTAGTTATGATTCAAATAGTGATTGAATTGTATATTTCACTGATTTTGGATATTACTGATGGGAACATTTTTACACTGTGAGAAAAATCATTACTGACAGCATATCTTCTTCGTAGTTCAAAATAACAAAACTGAGAAATAAAGACGGGAAGTTCCTGCCTtttgtcatcagtgacatcatggGGCTGGAGGATTCAGAGGCGCATGGGGCTCATACTGAAGACCTTGTGACGGCTCTAGAGGGTCACCTCGAGGATGGCTACCTTGTaggaaacatgcacgcacacatacgcacaccacacacacacacacacgcacacacttttgttGTAACTTAAATAATGTTCTCTTCCTTAGTTTCACTCAGGATCAATACATGTATTTTTCTGTTATCAAAATACCCGGCTGCGTGCGCAGGCAGGAATCCTCAAAAACATCATCAAaagtacttataaaccactttaaaattaatataaaatccaccagagtgtaaaatgacaatttaattttgtccagtgatcacttgtggcttgatggtGAAGTTACCacttacttccagtgattatgctaagctatgctaataattctgatccaataaatctaagtactgaaaacactgagaagaaaattatctgcacattcatgaatacatTTTAGCCGTAGCTAACGCTTTGCAACACAATGggcgtgtctcaaatgccgcacttgtgcacttcgggcactgtttttcagtgcctagggcgctcacgctgaaaatttcagttgagccagtgcactgaaagtgccatgatgatcccctaacaatggctggaaaatgcagtgcttgaatgatggacactgcacgcactaaacggcggccatgttgacaatgacacgtaggaaatgtggcattcagttcagtagaagagtttggccaacagtctcctaattctgtaagtaatgttgatgggacaccaaccgaGCTCATGCTATGCttagccgtcacttccagcaagggcacagtgcacagtgctcaaatttttcgacgacactatgcactaaagacctcagtgcactgtgtgcactgtgcactgactgtcagcaaatcacacatacaatactttggttggcatgaaaaggttggtgtcccatcaacattacttacagaattaggagactgttgaccaaactcttctattgAACtgaacagtgttgggagtaacgcgttacaaaagtaactaattactgtaatgcattacatttttgagtaacgcagtaatgtaactgattacaggggaaaaaatcggtaatatgtcctcgttacaatgcaagtaacttgcacattacaacgcatttttttcacctacagtttgtgtgggtattttgttttctttataaaatgttcgcggatcaccgcgagatcagctattgcatctgatagtaggcctacatccgCGCAGATATTTTCAAGTCCCACGCAGatcattgcttcctctttcacgcttcatctctcgaaatggcaggctgacaaaggatgaccgatccagaagatccagcttgctcgttttcaagatgggtagcctatatgcccactactttgacttaattgaaaataaggacgccaagaacatttcggttaaatgcacactgtacttgaaacccaaaccgcgttcCACGTCACAACAGTatcctacaaacaatttgacgatttgaagagaattagtcaggaaaggaggggatgcatcccattcgcacgagacagggacacggcaggctatccgacggggggatgagtacgttgcacccccctcacttttgttcaactaaacatcactaaaattgaaataaatccatttgaaataaaatattatacgttcgcctgtcaaagtagtgAAATTGATCATGCTTGCTGTCCTTGCATCACTCTTTAGCctcactgtaaattccagcgcaataggcttatttgcatgaatagaactagctgtttgcgcaaagtcgcagaatatgctggccgcggtgctgactgagcgcaCGTAACGaataatagttctagagttgtgagtgagtgacaaactgatctccgcacgaagtcacatgattcaggcgagccacgagcttgcaaactgactggctggtatcctcaCAATAatttttttcgcctataattttgttcattgataagacatttccccagtgtgctgtaggctatataattaatattcaaaatgggcctactgtagcaatgcatgcatctgctcttttatcaataatacgtgaactcgatcgcacctattgttaggggatcatcctggcactttcagtgcactggctcaactgaaattttcagcgtgagcgccctaggcactgaaacacagtgcccgaagagcacaagtgcgtgatttgagacacaatCCCTGTCTGCATGTGCAGCTAAAAGTCTACGAACACATTAAATGTATGTATACTGCCTACCATTTCAGTTCAACCCTGTAGGCTCTCTGAAAGAAGGAAACCAGTTCTACAAAAAAACACCAACCATGAGTGACAAAGTCCACTGCCTGGTCAGTGTCCTACCTGGAGACAAAATTGGCATGATGCAAACTGAAGAGGTCGAATCTGTCATCAAAAAACTCCGGCAAATCAGAGAGAGAGCCAGTAAGCTGCGTAAGTATTTTCCTTTTGCATATGAATTTAAAGGGATACTCCACCCCTAGGTGAAATTAAAGGggaaatccggtgtaaaatggaCTGCATCCCGGATCGAAAGTGCTAGTCAGAATTCCAAAAGCTAGTTGAAATTTGGCCTCTGCTGTGATGGATCAAAAAATcctgaatgtaggcctaccttttagcAGACTGACCGGAACGAATATAGGGGGAAGAGCTTCTCAAACAAAAAAATCTCTTTACGAATACGTACCACCAGAGACATATTCATCACATTTGTAGCCACTATTGACTGCTGTGGGATCAAAAACATTGTCGCAGAAAGCTTAGCTAGGACAGATTTAGAGAAAGGCATGCCATTTTCACACAATCCTCCTACATAGTGTCCCTTTCAGGCACAGTATTATACATTTgatattaccagaatggcaatgaccaatttctgatgcattacaaaaggccctgtgttttattgtattgtgactaaaactgaagactaaaatgttttaactaaaactagactaaaatgttgaggacttttagtcgactaaataatgactaaacaaaaatgatttttgaaagactaaaagcgactaagactaagaatggaaTTTGAcataagactaagactaaattgaaaaatcgatgacaaaattaacactggttggaGTCACGTGACGTCTCAACTGCGATGCAGACGTGAAATCTCGTGCTCGTGAAGGACTAAGCCAAAACCGTGTTATAACAACTTAAATCTTTATTAGTACCCTTCCATCGAAGATGTCAACTCACACACCAACCAAACCCAGCGCCAAGAGAGAACTGGAAATGTCCCCAGCgaagaaaaaaacgaaagaagcAACCTCCATTTCTAAAGACGACCTCGATGCGGCCATTTTGAGCGGAGTTAGCAAAGCCCTCAAAGAACAACAACGAAATTTCGATGCGTCGGTGGCCCATGCTGTGAAGGAAGCCTTGGATCGTGCCCTGATACCCCAGCTTACAATTCTAAAAGAAGAGATTTCCACCGCTAACGAAGTCATCCGGAAAGTAGTATCAGACGTACAACATCAGGCTAGCGAAACACAGAAGACCTATGCTACAGTGCAATCCCTTCATGCTACAGTTCGCTCCAACAAACATGACCTCAATGACGTTCTCACACAGCTAGCTAAGCTGCAAGATAAAATGATCGAAATGGAGGACAGAAGTAGGCGAAATAATCTGAGGCTGGTCAATCTTCCGGAATCAGTTGGGGGCTCCAACCTGAAAGCATTCGTGGTGGCCAACCTGCCCAAGTGGATACCATCCGTAGCAGGACAACGCATTGAGATCGACCGCTGCCATCGCATATACGATGGCAGTATCCAGCCCAGAGGAGGACCTCGCACTGTTATTTTTCGTCTCCTGAGATTCTCCGACAGACAAGATATTCTCCAGGGAGCCCGCAAAGCCAAGCCCAAGCACGGCAACTCTGATTTGTTTTTCTTCCCTGATTACAGTCCCCAGACATcagcaaagaggagagaattcgTTCCGGTCATCGATAAGCTGAGTGACCGAGGCATTCGGTCTTTCCTCCTATATCCCGAGACACTAAAGGTGGAACACGGAGGGTCTCAACTGTACTTCAACTCCCCCGCAGAGGTGGAGAGATTCTTGACAACCCATGAGCCAGGTGAGCGACCACCGAGATACCCACAACCACAGCGCCAGGAGGACCGCTATGGGGAACAGCCACATCCATCATCGCAGCGCCAGAGTCGCGACAGGGAGCAGCCTCCACCAGCGCAGCGTCAGAATCGCAACAGGGAGCGGTCACCTTCACCATCCCAGCATCAGAATCGCGGCAGGGAGCGGTCACCGAGATCACCATCGCAGTACCAAAATCGTGGCAGGGACCAGCGACCGGGATCCCCACCGTCACAGCACCAGAGCCGCAGCGGGGAGCAGCTGCTGGGATCCCGACCATCACAGCACCAGAACCGCAAAGGGGAACAGCTGGGGTCTACACAGGCATCGCGCCAGAATCGCAACCCAAGCCCCGTGCAGAACCGTGATGCAATCCCTCCTCTCCCCGATGCAACAGTCATGGAAGTAGCTAACGACTGACATTGTGGGTAACTACAAGTAGGGGCAATTGGTGTCCAGATTGGAAGTTTAAAGTTTAAAGGTTGGTTTGTGTGACCTGACACTATTAAGATTTAGTATCTCTTTACATGGGTACAGCTATGTGGCTAGAGTTTTTGAGGTCTTTCAGCGAGCTAGAGGCTATCTGCGCTGCTGTTGATAATGCCACGGATCAGTGATGTTTTGTGTTCCGCAAAGCCTGTAGGAGCTTTTAGCGTCCTCGCGGCTTGCACCTGTTATCTGTATATAGTTTTTATGACCCCCTTCCCTTCCTACTTTTATTTTGTTAGACGGTACTATTTTTGGTTGGTATGTGCATATCTAGTCCGAAAATGTTTGCTACGCTCAGCACACATGATGAAAGAGTTTTGCAGATGCCACTACATCGTTACACCACTTGATTTACTGTAATGGATGGTTTAAATGCAATAACGTGGAACGTAAATGGCTTAAATTCACCTATCAAGCGCACGCGATGTCTGGAAtttctgcacagtaaaaaagtCGCACTTGGCATCATTCAGGAAACCCATTTAAAAAGTTGTGACGTGCATCGCTTTCAGAACAGACGCTACAAAATCATATCATCATCTTGTGCTCCAAATAAAACTAAGGGGGTTCTGATTTTGGCTGCTAGAAGCCTCCCATTAACTGTTCATCACACTTATAGTGACGACCAGGGTCGATTTACTTTTGCAATCATTACTGTAGGTCAGGCAAAGTTAGTGGTAGCCTCGGTTTATGCACCTAACATTTTTGATCCAGATTTCCTCCACTTTGTTAATGATAAACTTTTGGGAATGCCGGAATATAACCTCGTGATTGGCGGAGATCTAAATTGCGCCATGTTTGATATTGACAAAACAACATCTGTAGCAGATCCTCGCCTCTCTTTAGCCCTGCAGAAATTTGTCACTGAGTTACAACTCGTAGATGTTTGGCGATTTCATAACAAATCCACCAGGAATTATACGTTTTATTCAAATAGGCACAAATCTTTCTCCCGTATCGATTACATATTTTTAAGTCAATCTTTAGTTCATCACGCAAAACCAGACATCTTGCCCATTCTGTTGTCAGATCACGCTCCGGTACTGTGCCTCATTTTCCCAAAAGGTGTTCCTCAAAAAGCCACTAGATGGCGCTTTAATGACTCCTTATTGTTGGACAAGAATTTTGACACCCAGATCCGCGACAAGCTGGTTGAATTCATTGAGATTAACAAACAGGGATGTCCGAATGCACAGATTTTGTGGGAGACCGTGAAATGTTTTATAAGGGGTTTTTGCATTTCTTTTTCGTCCAGTCGGAATAAGGCAAGAAAGAGACGTCTTGAGGAATTGGAGTCCAACATCAAAGCCTTGGAGTTAGAATTACAACAAAATTCAGCCAGCACTGCAGCTGATAGACTTAAAGCTTTGTGTTCAGAATACAAACAACTGAATCTAGTTAAAGCAGAATTCATCCTTCAACGCACCAGGCAAAAATATTATTCTGAAGGAGAGCGGCCCAGTCATCTTCTAGCCCTTAGACTAAGAGAAAATGATTCAAAAGCTAATATTTTTGCAATTAAAGATCCAAATGGATCTATCCTGACTGATCCAGCCTCTATTAATGATGTTTTTAGGAAATTCTATCTAGACTTGTATACCTCAGAAGTCAAAGGGGATCACACAAATAACAGATC encodes:
- the LOC134443527 gene encoding interferon-induced protein 44-like — its product is MRLGKKETIVKEITHFKIANPKVDQLHILVHGPIGTGKSSFISSIASIFKGHMVQAAMVDAAGAGHSFTKEFKITKLRNKDGKFLPFVISDIMGLEDSEAHGAHTEDLVTALEGHLEDGYLFNPVGSLKEGNQFYKKTPTMSDKVHCLVSVLPGDKIGMMQTEEVESVIKKLRQIRERASKLRIPQVVVMTMVDNVCPEVQRDLKMIYRSKKIKEKMQECTNRLGVPMTSVFPVKNYHEEIALHNDVDILLLSALKNILLIANDHVQEKVAQEKVAQEKVVD